The genomic interval TATGCCCGAGCACCATGATGAGCGGCACGCCGAGGAATTCGACGCCGTATTCGAGGCTCGCGAGAATATCGTCGTTGACGAAATTGCCGGCCACGCGCACCACGAACAGATCGCCCGGCCCCTGATCGAAGGCAAGCTCCGGCGCGACCCGCGAATCCGCACAGCCAACGATCGCCGCAATCGGATACTGCGCCGAAACACGCGCCGCGCGGCCCGCGGAATAGTCCTTGTTTGAAGGGTTATTCGCGGCGTAGCGGGCGTTGCCCTGCATCAGGCGATCAAGCGCTTCGGAAGGTGGAATCGAATTCGGCCCATTGGCGGACGCAGGTTCGGCCGCCACCGCAACGCGCTGCGACAACCCCGCCAGCGTGATCGACGACGCACCGGCCAGCAGCAGATTGCGCCGCATGGGGGAAGACAGATGACGGCCGCACATGGCTCGCCTC from Paraburkholderia phytofirmans PsJN carries:
- a CDS encoding carbonic anhydrase; translated protein: MCGRHLSSPMRRNLLLAGASSITLAGLSQRVAVAAEPASANGPNSIPPSEALDRLMQGNARYAANNPSNKDYSAGRAARVSAQYPIAAIVGCADSRVAPELAFDQGPGDLFVVRVAGNFVNDDILASLEYGVEFLGVPLIMVLGHTQCGAVTATVKALKDGARLPGHLPELVRAIKPAMQMAKVAKVAKGDPGEDLVAQTTIENVRLNANRLIVSRPLIGPYVKSGKVKIVGGIYDLATGKVTLL